A window of Flavobacterium flavigenum contains these coding sequences:
- a CDS encoding amidohydrolase yields the protein MKIALIQSDLVWEILKHNISNFEAKISEIDASVDLIVLPEMFSTGFTMNASEMAEAMDGETVVWMQTLAKNKNCAIAGSLIISENEKYYNRFLFAFPSGEIQYYDKRHLFSLAGEDKVYKAGSKKKIVEYLGWKICLQVCYDLRFPVFVRNVENYDLILYVANWPKVRINAWDILLKARAVENLSYAIGVNRIGFDANNHQYNGHSQVVDFLGNPILEPQENEGVFIVELDKNIMLETRKKMNFLSDKDLFEIQS from the coding sequence ATGAAAATAGCCCTTATTCAGTCGGATCTTGTTTGGGAAATCCTAAAGCATAATATTAGTAATTTCGAGGCTAAAATAAGCGAAATAGATGCTTCTGTTGATTTGATTGTGCTTCCTGAGATGTTTTCAACAGGATTTACTATGAATGCTTCTGAAATGGCTGAAGCGATGGATGGAGAAACTGTTGTCTGGATGCAGACTTTAGCTAAAAATAAAAATTGCGCTATTGCGGGAAGTTTAATTATTTCGGAGAATGAGAAATACTATAATCGGTTTTTGTTTGCTTTTCCATCAGGTGAAATTCAATATTATGATAAAAGACATTTATTTTCCCTGGCTGGAGAAGATAAAGTATACAAAGCCGGAAGCAAAAAAAAGATCGTTGAATATTTAGGCTGGAAGATCTGTCTGCAGGTTTGTTATGATTTACGTTTTCCTGTATTTGTAAGAAATGTTGAAAATTATGATTTAATTTTATATGTTGCCAACTGGCCAAAAGTCCGCATAAATGCCTGGGATATACTGCTCAAAGCCCGCGCGGTTGAAAACCTAAGTTATGCCATTGGAGTAAACAGAATAGGTTTTGATGCGAACAATCATCAATATAATGGTCATTCGCAGGTCGTTGATTTTCTTGGTAATCCAATTTTAGAACCTCAGGAAAATGAAGGTGTTTTTATAGTTGAATTAGATAAAAATATCATGTTGGAAACCCGAAAAAAAATGAACTTTCTCAGTGATAAAGATCTGTTTGAAATACAGAGTTAA
- a CDS encoding hydroxymethylglutaryl-CoA synthase family protein: MKTGIDAISFDVAKIHLPIKTLAIARNIEPEKLEKGLGLLKMTFPDVHQDTVVFGANALTKLIIDNNINLNEISRIYVGTESSIDSSKPIASYLISLMEQKFGEDALAECDVVDFTFACIGGVDALQNCLDFIKLNPSKKAIVVTSDFAKYDLNSGGEYTQGAGAVAMLITSNPKIIAFDDNWATSTKGVFDFFKPYRSISKEAIAQNANNEPWFDNLEAEIEIHKDQPVFDGQYSNQCYMDRTRNAYFSFKKLKNTTETLYNTWNSIIMHLPYSFQGRRMLSEIYALDHADKIISDNIEPADYQNKIKEIGKSDEYRKFVTEKLQPAELASSLIGNLYTGSIFMGLLSTLAHFYDTKKEISGKTFGFLAYGSGSKSKVFEGTIQPEWQSALAKTKLFENLEESTEIGFETYESLHKKEQKQSVRTPKNEWVLDRIEKEIPTLIGARYYKWIE; this comes from the coding sequence ATGAAAACAGGAATTGATGCTATTTCTTTTGATGTAGCCAAGATACATTTACCCATAAAAACTTTGGCAATTGCCAGAAATATTGAACCAGAAAAATTAGAAAAAGGCCTTGGATTACTAAAAATGACTTTTCCGGATGTTCATCAGGATACGGTAGTTTTTGGAGCAAACGCCTTAACAAAGCTTATCATTGACAACAATATAAATCTAAACGAAATCAGCCGAATTTATGTTGGTACCGAAAGCAGTATTGACAGTTCGAAACCAATTGCTTCTTATTTGATTAGTTTAATGGAGCAAAAATTTGGGGAAGATGCTTTGGCTGAATGTGACGTTGTCGATTTTACTTTTGCTTGTATCGGTGGAGTTGATGCCTTGCAAAACTGCCTTGACTTTATCAAATTAAATCCATCAAAAAAAGCAATTGTAGTAACCAGTGATTTTGCTAAATACGATTTAAACTCCGGAGGAGAATACACACAAGGTGCCGGAGCAGTTGCAATGCTGATTACCTCAAACCCAAAAATCATTGCTTTTGATGACAATTGGGCCACAAGCACAAAAGGGGTTTTTGACTTTTTTAAACCGTACAGAAGCATTTCAAAAGAAGCTATTGCACAAAATGCAAATAACGAACCCTGGTTTGATAATTTAGAAGCCGAAATCGAAATCCATAAAGACCAGCCGGTTTTTGACGGACAATATTCGAATCAATGCTATATGGATCGTACGCGAAATGCTTACTTTTCATTCAAGAAATTGAAAAACACTACCGAAACTTTATACAATACCTGGAACAGTATCATCATGCATCTTCCCTATTCTTTTCAGGGACGCCGAATGTTATCTGAAATCTATGCTTTAGATCATGCTGATAAAATTATTTCCGACAATATTGAGCCGGCAGATTATCAAAATAAAATTAAAGAGATTGGAAAATCGGATGAATATAGAAAATTCGTTACCGAAAAATTGCAGCCTGCAGAATTAGCTTCTTCTTTAATAGGAAATCTTTATACAGGTTCTATTTTCATGGGATTACTATCGACTTTAGCTCATTTTTATGATACTAAAAAAGAAATCTCCGGAAAAACATTCGGTTTTTTAGCTTACGGAAGCGGGTCTAAATCGAAAGTTTTTGAAGGAACCATTCAACCGGAATGGCAATCGGCTTTAGCCAAAACCAAACTTTTTGAAAATCTGGAAGAAAGTACAGAAATCGGTTTTGAGACTTACGAAAGCCTTCACAAAAAAGAGCAAAAACAAAGTGTTCGAACGCCTAAAAACGAATGGGTTTTGGACCGAATTGAAAAGGAAATTCCAACTTTGATTGGGGCACGATATTATAAATGGATTGAATAG
- a CDS encoding Ig-like domain-containing protein, with translation MFKNSLKYFTFLLVFLMMSCAKRGSITGGLKDTLGPVLRSSSPENFSTNFKADEITLTFDEYVKLKNANKQLIISPPMKNPPIITPTNASKFINIKILDTLQPNTTYSFNFGQSIADNNEGNPYNQFKYVFSTGTYIDSLALNGRIKDSYNKIADNFVTVMLYEINDKFKDSVIYKENPRYITNTLDSLTVFRLENLKAGKYLLVALKDKGNNNKFNPKDDKIGFIKQSITIPNDTVFELELFKEQLPLKAFKPIQASGNRLLLPYEGKQNFNKDSKPKIVLKNNTEVLETIITRFPKKDSLQVWYKPIKADSLSLEVSKEDYNKKFSLRIKNQKKDTLNITAVQNGIIHFRDRFTLETATPLINFDKSKIKLVNKDSTAVDYTTEYDEFEQKLYIDFKKDPAQKYNFTFLPGALTDFYEKSNDTLSYKLNTREIEEYGNLTLNLKNVKRFPIMVELTNKKGDVVLASDYSESKTNFEFLLLEPAIYSVRVIYDDNKNKVYDPGNYLEKRYSEEVFYYQEEIDLHANWDKVESIDLSIPYNPELAKKNEEAKLNAEKKKKKTAF, from the coding sequence ATGTTTAAAAACAGCTTAAAATATTTTACTTTTTTATTGGTATTTTTAATGATGAGTTGCGCGAAGCGCGGCAGCATAACCGGTGGCTTAAAAGACACACTTGGTCCTGTTTTAAGATCAAGTTCTCCTGAAAATTTCAGCACCAATTTTAAAGCAGACGAAATCACACTGACATTTGATGAATATGTAAAGCTTAAAAATGCCAATAAACAGTTGATTATTTCTCCGCCAATGAAAAATCCACCTATTATCACACCTACTAATGCAAGCAAATTTATCAATATAAAAATTCTGGACACCTTACAGCCCAACACCACATATAGTTTTAATTTCGGTCAAAGTATTGCAGATAATAATGAAGGAAATCCGTATAATCAATTTAAATATGTTTTCTCTACGGGGACTTATATTGATTCTCTTGCTTTAAACGGAAGAATTAAAGATTCTTATAATAAAATTGCCGATAATTTTGTCACTGTAATGCTTTACGAAATCAATGATAAATTTAAGGATTCTGTCATTTATAAAGAAAATCCACGATACATTACCAATACGTTAGACAGTCTAACCGTTTTTAGATTAGAAAATCTAAAAGCTGGAAAATATCTCCTGGTAGCTTTAAAAGACAAAGGAAACAACAATAAATTTAATCCGAAAGATGATAAAATTGGATTTATCAAACAATCTATAACGATTCCAAACGATACTGTTTTCGAACTTGAGTTATTTAAAGAGCAGCTTCCTTTAAAAGCTTTTAAACCAATACAGGCATCAGGAAACCGATTATTGCTTCCATATGAAGGAAAACAGAACTTTAATAAAGATTCGAAACCCAAAATTGTACTCAAGAACAATACTGAGGTTTTAGAAACTATTATAACACGATTCCCAAAAAAGGATTCTTTGCAAGTTTGGTATAAACCAATAAAAGCCGACTCTTTATCACTGGAAGTAAGTAAGGAAGATTACAATAAAAAATTTAGTCTCAGAATCAAAAACCAGAAAAAAGACACCCTGAATATAACTGCAGTACAAAACGGAATAATACACTTTAGAGACAGGTTTACGCTCGAAACGGCAACTCCGCTTATCAACTTCGACAAGTCAAAAATTAAACTAGTCAACAAAGATTCTACAGCTGTGGATTATACAACAGAATATGATGAATTTGAGCAAAAGCTCTATATCGATTTTAAAAAAGACCCCGCACAAAAATATAATTTTACGTTTTTACCTGGTGCATTGACCGATTTTTATGAAAAATCGAATGATACCTTATCATACAAACTGAATACACGCGAAATAGAAGAATACGGAAATCTTACACTGAATTTAAAGAATGTAAAACGTTTCCCGATAATGGTTGAATTAACTAATAAAAAAGGAGACGTTGTACTTGCCAGCGATTATTCTGAAAGCAAAACTAATTTTGAGTTTTTGCTTTTAGAACCTGCTATATATTCTGTGAGGGTTATTTATGACGACAATAAAAACAAAGTGTACGACCCCGGAAACTATTTAGAAAAAAGATATTCTGAGGAAGTATTTTATTATCAGGAAGAAATTGACCTGCATGCAAACTGGGACAAAGTTGAATCTATAGATTTAAGTATTCCTTACAATCCTGAATTAGCGAAAAAGAATGAAGAAGCAAAGCTAAATGCGGAAAAAAAGAAAAAGAAAACCGCTTTTTAA
- a CDS encoding fumarate reductase/succinate dehydrogenase flavoprotein subunit: protein MALDSKIPNGPIADKWTNYKDHINLVNPANKRNLDIIVVGTGLAGGSAAATLAELGYNVKAFCFQDSPRRAHSIAAQGGINAAKNYKGDGDSVYRLFYDTVKGGDYRAREANVHRLAEVSANIIDQCVAQGVPLAREYGGLLDNRSFGGTLVSRTFYAQGQTGQQLLLGAYSAMNRQIGRGKIKMYNRHEMLELVVIDGKARGIIARNLITGEIERHSAHAVVIGSGGYGNVFFLSTNAMGSNATAAWKIHKKGAFFANPCYTQIHPTCIPVSGDHQSKLTLMSESLRNDGRIWVPAKLEDAQAIREGKKKATDIAEADRDYFLERRYPAFGNLVPRDVASRAAKERCDAGFGVNKTGEAVYLDFAAAIERYGKEDAYVKGLDANDKALVTKLGAAIVKSKYGNLFQMYYKIVDEDPYTTPMMIYPAVHYTMGGTWVDYNLMTTIPGCFSIGESNFSDHGANRLGASALMQGLADGYFVLPYTIGDYLAPDIKMGPISTDLPEFVEAEKSVKDLINNFITNNGTHSVDYFHKKLGKIMWNKVGMARNAKGLAEAMEEIAALREEFYKDVKVPGSANEFNQELEKAIRVADFLELGELFAKDALHRNESCGGHFREEYQTEEGEALRDDENFAYVAAWEYKGKPSDAVLHKEPLVYENIKLVQRSYK from the coding sequence ATGGCATTAGATTCAAAAATTCCAAATGGTCCTATAGCGGACAAATGGACAAATTATAAAGATCATATTAATTTAGTAAACCCTGCTAACAAACGTAATCTTGATATTATCGTAGTTGGTACAGGTTTGGCTGGAGGTTCAGCTGCGGCTACTTTAGCTGAGTTAGGATATAACGTAAAAGCATTTTGTTTTCAGGATTCACCTCGTCGTGCGCACTCTATCGCGGCACAAGGAGGTATTAATGCTGCAAAAAACTATAAAGGAGACGGTGACTCAGTTTACAGGTTATTTTATGATACTGTAAAAGGAGGTGACTACCGTGCACGTGAGGCAAACGTTCACCGTTTGGCTGAAGTTTCTGCTAATATTATTGACCAGTGTGTGGCTCAGGGGGTTCCGTTGGCTCGTGAATATGGCGGACTTTTAGATAACCGTTCTTTTGGAGGAACATTAGTTTCGCGTACATTCTACGCACAAGGACAAACAGGACAGCAGTTATTATTAGGAGCTTATTCTGCAATGAACCGTCAGATTGGCCGTGGAAAAATCAAAATGTACAACCGTCATGAAATGCTGGAACTGGTAGTTATTGACGGAAAGGCAAGAGGAATTATTGCCCGTAACTTAATTACAGGAGAAATTGAAAGACATTCTGCTCACGCTGTAGTAATTGGTTCAGGAGGATACGGAAACGTGTTTTTCCTTTCTACAAATGCTATGGGAAGTAACGCAACAGCAGCCTGGAAAATTCATAAAAAAGGAGCTTTTTTCGCAAATCCTTGCTACACACAAATTCACCCAACCTGTATTCCGGTTTCAGGAGATCATCAGTCTAAACTGACTTTGATGTCTGAATCGTTACGTAATGACGGGCGTATCTGGGTTCCTGCAAAATTAGAAGATGCTCAGGCCATCCGTGAAGGAAAGAAAAAAGCAACTGATATTGCCGAGGCAGACAGAGATTATTTCTTAGAAAGAAGATATCCTGCTTTTGGTAACTTAGTACCTCGTGATGTTGCATCCCGTGCAGCTAAAGAAAGATGTGATGCTGGTTTTGGCGTTAATAAAACGGGAGAAGCAGTTTATCTTGATTTTGCTGCTGCCATCGAGCGTTACGGAAAAGAAGATGCTTATGTAAAAGGTTTGGATGCTAATGACAAAGCTTTAGTAACAAAATTAGGAGCTGCAATCGTGAAAAGTAAATACGGAAACTTATTCCAAATGTATTACAAAATCGTCGATGAAGATCCTTATACTACACCAATGATGATTTACCCGGCGGTTCACTATACAATGGGTGGAACATGGGTTGATTACAACTTAATGACTACAATTCCTGGATGTTTCTCAATTGGAGAATCTAACTTCTCCGATCACGGAGCAAACAGACTTGGAGCTTCTGCTTTAATGCAAGGTTTAGCTGATGGATATTTTGTATTGCCATACACTATTGGGGATTACTTAGCTCCGGATATTAAAATGGGACCAATTTCTACAGACTTGCCGGAATTCGTTGAAGCTGAAAAATCAGTAAAAGATTTGATCAATAATTTTATCACTAATAACGGAACTCATTCTGTAGATTATTTCCACAAAAAATTAGGTAAAATTATGTGGAACAAAGTAGGTATGGCCCGTAACGCTAAAGGTTTAGCTGAAGCTATGGAAGAAATTGCCGCTTTACGTGAAGAGTTTTATAAAGATGTTAAAGTACCTGGAAGTGCTAACGAGTTTAATCAGGAATTAGAAAAAGCAATCCGTGTTGCCGATTTCTTAGAATTAGGAGAATTGTTTGCGAAAGATGCTTTACACCGTAATGAGTCTTGTGGAGGTCACTTCCGTGAAGAATATCAGACAGAAGAGGGTGAAGCGCTTCGTGATGACGAAAACTTTGCATACGTTGCAGCCTGGGAGTACAAAGGAAAACCAAGCGATGCTGTATTACACAAAGAACCTCTGGTTTACGAAAACATTAAATTAGTTCAAAGAAGCTACAAATAG
- a CDS encoding succinate dehydrogenase cytochrome b subunit, with amino-acid sequence MAQSALLNASILKKVAMALSGIFLITFLALHVTLNFISVISEDVFNEASHFMGYNPLIQFVMQPILAIGVIFHFVMGFILTAQNRAARPIAYANYNGAANASWSSRNMIISGLVILAFLGLHFYDFWFPEVTYKYIAGTAPDATRYYGELVHKFHDPIRTGLYCLSFILLGFHLWHGFASSLQSVGMHNKYSRFLAKVGYWFAVVVPALFVIIALFHHFKQ; translated from the coding sequence ATGGCACAATCTGCACTATTGAATGCTTCCATCTTAAAGAAAGTAGCTATGGCTCTTTCGGGAATATTCTTAATCACTTTTTTAGCGCTGCATGTTACCTTAAACTTCATTTCTGTTATTAGTGAAGACGTTTTTAACGAGGCTTCACATTTTATGGGTTACAATCCGCTAATACAATTTGTAATGCAGCCAATTTTGGCAATCGGAGTAATTTTCCATTTCGTAATGGGCTTTATACTTACTGCTCAAAACAGAGCTGCGAGGCCTATTGCTTATGCGAATTATAACGGAGCTGCAAATGCATCATGGAGTTCTAGAAATATGATTATTTCTGGATTGGTTATTTTAGCATTCTTAGGACTGCATTTTTACGATTTCTGGTTTCCTGAAGTTACGTATAAATACATAGCAGGAACTGCACCAGATGCTACAAGATATTATGGTGAGTTAGTTCACAAATTTCATGACCCAATTCGTACAGGATTATACTGTCTGTCATTTATCCTTTTAGGATTTCACTTATGGCACGGGTTCGCATCTTCTCTTCAGTCTGTAGGGATGCACAACAAATATTCAAGATTTTTGGCAAAAGTGGGTTACTGGTTCGCAGTTGTTGTTCCGGCACTTTTCGTAATTATCGCCTTATTTCATCATTTCAAACAATAA